Proteins encoded within one genomic window of Candidatus Epulonipiscium sp.:
- a CDS encoding flagellar assembly protein FliW translates to MTVKTKHFGEIEINQEKVINFKEGIPGFEEHKQYLLITDEEDSTSPFSWLQSLEDGDTAFVLINPFSFMPDYAPNIDEDYLKTLGEIREGSYLIYAIVVIPQDITAMTANLKAPIIINIETQKAMQAICQNEEYQIKHSIYAEFEKSQLKKAGE, encoded by the coding sequence ATGACTGTAAAAACCAAACACTTCGGTGAAATAGAAATAAACCAAGAAAAAGTAATAAACTTTAAGGAAGGGATACCGGGATTTGAGGAGCATAAACAGTATCTACTGATAACCGATGAGGAAGATTCCACTAGCCCCTTTAGTTGGCTCCAATCATTAGAAGACGGAGATACGGCCTTTGTTTTAATTAATCCGTTTTCATTTATGCCAGATTATGCTCCCAATATAGATGAGGATTATCTAAAAACTTTAGGAGAGATTAGGGAAGGGTCTTATCTAATCTATGCCATAGTAGTAATACCCCAAGATATTACTGCTATGACTGCTAACCTAAAGGCGCCTATTATTATAAATATAGAAACACAAAAGGCCATGCAAGCAATATGTCAAAATGAAGAGTATCAAATCAAACACAGCATATATGCAGAATTTGAAAAGTCTCAATTAAAAAAGGCAGGTGAATAA
- the csrA gene encoding carbon storage regulator CsrA: MLALTRKKGESIIIGDGIEITVLEVQGEQVRIGIEAPKYIPIHRKEVYLQIQEENKEATKSDKESIEKLKELFKKD, translated from the coding sequence ATGCTGGCCCTAACAAGGAAAAAAGGCGAATCCATAATAATCGGAGACGGCATAGAAATCACCGTACTAGAAGTGCAAGGAGAGCAAGTGAGAATAGGTATAGAGGCTCCAAAGTACATCCCAATTCATAGAAAAGAAGTCTACCTTCAAATACAAGAAGAAAATAAAGAAGCAACAAAATCGGACAAAGAGTCAATAGAAAAATTAAAAGAATTATTTAAAAAGGATTAA